A single candidate division WOR-3 bacterium DNA region contains:
- the rpmB gene encoding 50S ribosomal protein L28, which translates to MARHCEICGKVGMVGSNISHAHNVTKRMWEPNLQRVRAKVENENKRIWVCTRCLRSGKVQKA; encoded by the coding sequence TTGGCTAGACATTGCGAGATTTGTGGCAAAGTCGGCATGGTCGGCTCGAACATCAGCCATGCCCACAACGTAACGAAGCGAATGTGGGAACCCAACCTGCAACGCGTACGGGCCAAGGTCGAGAACGAGAACAAGCGAATCTGGGTCTGCACGCGCTGCCTGCGCTCCGGCAAGGTCCAGAAAGCCTGA